GCCTCGGCGCTGATCTTCCCGGCGGTGTTCTTCCCCTTCCTGGACCGCCTGCACGGCACGCTGTATTCGTTCGCGGTGTTCGCCCTGGCGTTCGTGGCGCGGCCGCTGGGCACCGTGCTGTTCATGTCCATCCAGACCCGCTGGGGCCGCGGCATCAAGCTGACCGTGGCGCTGTTCCTGCTGGGCACCGCCACCGCCGGCATCGCGTTCCTGCCAGGTTATGCAAAGTGGGGCTGGGTCTCGATCGCGCTGCTGGGTTTCCTGCGCGTGCTGCAGGGCATCGCCCTGGGCGGCTCCTGGGACGGCCTGCCCTCGCTGCTGGCGCTGAACGCGCCCAAGTCGCGCCGCGGCTGGTACGCCATGCTCGGCCAGCTGGGCGCGCCGCTGGGCTTCATCGTCGCCGCCGGCGTGTTCGCCTTCCTCTACGCCAGCCTGAACGAAGCCGACCTGTTGTCCTGGGGCTGGCGCTACCCGTTCTTCGTCGCCTTCGCCATCAACGTGGTGGCGCTGTTCGCGCGCCTGCGCATCGTGGTGGCCGACGAGTACCAGCACAGCATGGGCCAGCTGGACCTGGAGCCCACGCCCATCCGCGAGCTGTTCAGCGCCAAGGGCCAGCACGTGGTCATCGGCGCGTTCGCCGCGCTGGCCAGCTACGCGCTGTTCCACATCGTCACCATCTTCCCGCTGTCGTGGATCCTGCTGTACTCGCAGCAGTCCGTGGTCGGCTTCCTGCTGGTGCAGATCGTCGGCGCCTTCATCGCCGCCGGCGCCATCGTCGCCTCCGGCCTGATCGCCGACCGCGTCGGCCGCGCGCGCACCCTGGGCGGCCTGGCGGTGCTGATCGCCATGTTCAGCGGCTTCGCCCCCACCCTGATGGGCGGCGGCCCCGCCGGCCAGGCGGCCTTCATCCTGATCGGCTTCGCCCTGCTCGGCCTGTCCTACGGCCAGGCCGCCGGCGCGGTCACCGCCAACTTCGGCCGCCGCTACCGCTACACCGGCGCCGCGCTCACCTCCGACCTGGCCTGGCTGATCGGCGCCGCGTTCGCGCCGCTGGTCGCGCTGGGCCTGTGCTCGCAGTTCGGCCTGGAATGGCTGGGCGCCTACCTGCTCTCGGGCGCGGTGGGCACCATGGCCGCGCTGGGGATCAACCGCATGCGCAACTACAAGAGCTGAGGCGCTGCGCACGCGCACGACCAAGCCCCGCCATCGGCGGGGCTTTTCGTTTAGGTGCGATGCGACGGCTGCGGTGCAAGCGCCCGCGCCTCAAATCACCCGGCTCAGGCTGAGGTTCGGATACTCCTGCTGGAAGTAGTAAAGCAGCGGCCGCACCACGCGCATGTATTCCTCCAACGCGTCCACGTTGTCCTGGTGGATACGCTGCGGCTCCCTGGCAGGCTTCACCAGCAGCAAGCCGTACTCGCCGATGTCCAGCATTTCCTCGGCCCACTTGCCCAGCGTCTTGTCGGGTTTCCACTTGTTCTTGTTGGTCATCTCCCGGATCGCATGCTGCTCCTTCGACAGCGGCGTGGCCTGTATGGATTTGTCCACCACACCGCGGTAGCTGCCCACGTAGTCCTTGGCCAGCTCGGCCGCCATCGTGAACAGGTCGGCCGAGCTGGCCGGCCCCGTACTGGGCACCCAGGACGTCAACGCCTTCACCATTTCCACCGCCGACTCCCGGGGCTGCTTGGTCTCCTCGAACGCGCCCCAGATCTTGCCGATGCAGCGCGCGCACTTTTCCAAGTTTTGCAGGTAGGGCTGCCGCAACGTGCTCTGCACA
The sequence above is a segment of the Lysobacter silvisoli genome. Coding sequences within it:
- a CDS encoding MFS transporter, whose translation is MSFVPATASTHDHGTKAHAEVAPGEIAVGVVVGRASEYFDFFVFGIASALIFPAVFFPFLDRLHGTLYSFAVFALAFVARPLGTVLFMSIQTRWGRGIKLTVALFLLGTATAGIAFLPGYAKWGWVSIALLGFLRVLQGIALGGSWDGLPSLLALNAPKSRRGWYAMLGQLGAPLGFIVAAGVFAFLYASLNEADLLSWGWRYPFFVAFAINVVALFARLRIVVADEYQHSMGQLDLEPTPIRELFSAKGQHVVIGAFAALASYALFHIVTIFPLSWILLYSQQSVVGFLLVQIVGAFIAAGAIVASGLIADRVGRARTLGGLAVLIAMFSGFAPTLMGGGPAGQAAFILIGFALLGLSYGQAAGAVTANFGRRYRYTGAALTSDLAWLIGAAFAPLVALGLCSQFGLEWLGAYLLSGAVGTMAALGINRMRNYKS